A region of Candidatus Nezhaarchaeota archaeon DNA encodes the following proteins:
- a CDS encoding prepilin peptidase, whose amino-acid sequence MNILYLTSLAKVLLCATILSLASFEDWRTREVRDLLWILMGTTCGVLTVVEILMSHSFERIIIAAMSAGVCLAAGILLYYAGFFGGADAKCLWCLGVALPYNPMEYLGFSTPGAQSPIFSLSIFNNSILTAAALAFGIACFNLARRLRGPLFSEGEEGSVFKRVVVLLLGYKMSISRALRKRNFYFLLEELRMRNGGVDRRFRLFTRCSDDSLYPTLEEMVKRGIVREDGGIWVSPAVPLIVNMTIGLVIALLYGDLIMSIAKELLRSIL is encoded by the coding sequence TTGAACATCTTGTACTTGACGTCGTTGGCTAAAGTCCTGCTATGCGCCACTATCTTAAGTTTAGCATCCTTTGAGGACTGGAGGACTAGAGAAGTAAGGGATCTCCTCTGGATTTTAATGGGTACAACCTGTGGTGTATTAACTGTGGTCGAGATCCTTATGAGCCACTCATTTGAGAGGATTATAATCGCAGCTATGTCGGCTGGAGTGTGTCTAGCAGCAGGCATTTTGCTCTATTATGCTGGATTCTTTGGAGGAGCTGATGCTAAGTGCTTATGGTGTTTAGGAGTAGCGCTACCTTACAACCCCATGGAGTATCTTGGATTTAGCACGCCAGGAGCTCAGAGCCCCATATTCTCCCTATCGATCTTCAATAACTCAATCTTGACGGCTGCTGCCTTAGCCTTTGGAATAGCTTGCTTTAATTTAGCTAGGAGGTTGAGAGGGCCTCTGTTCTCGGAGGGTGAAGAGGGTAGTGTGTTTAAGAGGGTTGTGGTCTTGCTTTTAGGCTATAAGATGAGCATTTCAAGAGCATTGAGAAAGAGGAACTTCTACTTCCTCCTCGAAGAGCTTCGCATGAGAAATGGAGGGGTTGATAGGAGGTTTAGGCTATTTACGAGGTGCTCAGACGATAGTCTCTATCCCACGCTTGAGGAGATGGTTAAAAGAGGTATTGTGAGGGAAGATGGCGGGATCTGGGTTTCGCCAGCCGTACCACTCATCGTGAACATGACTATCGGTCTGGTCATAGCGCTCCTATACGGTGACCTCATTATGTCAATAGCTAAAGAGCTTCTAAGATCAATCCTATAA